From a single Clostridiales bacterium genomic region:
- the rsfS gene encoding ribosome silencing factor encodes MESKDLALEICRILSSKKANDITMINVNHLTIIADYFVIASATSNTAVKALAQELEKQLEEKHARSPLRSEGLQEGRWVAMDYGEVIVHIFYEDTRKFYQLERLWTDGENVTIFQE; translated from the coding sequence TTGGAATCTAAAGATTTAGCGTTGGAGATTTGCCGAATTTTAAGCTCCAAAAAAGCTAATGATATTACCATGATCAATGTCAACCATTTGACCATTATTGCGGACTATTTTGTGATAGCGTCCGCGACCTCCAATACGGCTGTCAAGGCGTTGGCTCAAGAATTGGAAAAACAGCTTGAAGAAAAACATGCCCGCAGCCCGTTAAGAAGCGAAGGGCTTCAAGAGGGCAGATGGGTGGCTATGGACTACGGCGAAGTTATTGTGCATATTTTTTACGAGGATACCCGCAAGTTTTATCAATTGGAAAGGCTTTGGACCGACGGGGAAAATGTGACCATATTTCAAGAATAA
- the deoC gene encoding deoxyribose-phosphate aldolase, giving the protein MCEDAKKYEFAAVIVNPLQIKKAKKLLHGSPVKVGTVVAFPLGEEFTGIKVKQIKKAIRAGAQDVDVVAPISQIKQGNWDYVYKELKKVKRAALGKTVKIIIETNLLTQEEISRVVELCVRAGVRFIKTCTGYFGPADIDSVKLILKTIKSAQKRESILGVDKDQNIVEVKASGGIKTLEQAYEFYNLGVKRIGTSSAAQIAEQALDNLAGQEKAEEEAIDILDKDMKDLAQPKDANISENLEEPESKSEED; this is encoded by the coding sequence CTGTGCGAAGACGCCAAAAAATACGAATTCGCCGCGGTCATTGTCAACCCTTTGCAAATAAAAAAGGCCAAAAAACTCTTGCACGGCTCGCCCGTAAAGGTAGGGACGGTCGTCGCCTTTCCTTTGGGCGAAGAATTTACCGGCATAAAGGTCAAGCAAATAAAAAAAGCCATAAGAGCGGGCGCGCAAGATGTGGATGTGGTCGCACCCATATCGCAAATAAAACAGGGCAATTGGGATTATGTCTATAAAGAACTCAAAAAAGTAAAAAGAGCGGCCTTAGGCAAAACGGTCAAGATTATTATAGAAACTAATTTATTAACCCAGGAAGAAATATCGCGCGTTGTGGAACTTTGCGTTCGCGCGGGCGTAAGGTTTATCAAAACATGCACGGGATACTTTGGTCCGGCCGATATTGATTCCGTCAAGCTTATCCTAAAAACCATCAAAAGCGCCCAAAAACGCGAGAGTATCTTAGGCGTTGACAAAGACCAAAACATCGTAGAGGTCAAAGCCAGCGGCGGCATAAAAACCTTGGAACAAGCATATGAGTTTTATAATTTGGGCGTAAAAAGAATAGGCACATCATCGGCCGCCCAAATCGCCGAGCAAGCGCTTGATAATTTGGCAGGGCAAGAAAAAGCCGAAGAAGAAGCCATAGATATTTTGGACAAGGATATGAAAGATTTGGCCCAGCCAAAAGACGCCAATATATCGGAAAACTTGGAAGAGCCCGAATCTAAGAGCGAAGAAGATTAA
- a CDS encoding phosphatase PAP2 family protein, which yields MSWEINIIRALQKLSNPFFDALFLNITKLGEEIAFLAVTVAILWCYDKRFGLFMGLNFLMASFTVNILKNVIKRPRPFSHDAAISIGAPTHGYSFPSGHTQSAASIYTTLGIHFGVRKKRYWFLALMLLVVVLVGLSRVYLGQHYLTDVLAGFFIGAIFSVLTYCLFSILKDKEEYWALIIIPLAIILMLIFNSEQAHKDFFVAGGVSISVAIGYFLEKRYIGYDVRQELWWVQILKVIFGAAIALLIKEGFKPLFEIWGLGLYLGSFIRYFLVGIWCSFGAMAAFKYGIGAVKKLIDNKKYKQEQP from the coding sequence ATGAGTTGGGAAATCAATATTATAAGGGCGCTTCAAAAATTATCCAATCCCTTTTTTGACGCGTTATTTTTGAACATTACCAAGCTAGGCGAGGAAATAGCATTCTTGGCCGTAACGGTTGCAATATTATGGTGCTATGACAAAAGATTTGGCTTGTTTATGGGGCTTAATTTTTTGATGGCGTCTTTTACGGTCAATATTTTGAAAAATGTCATCAAAAGGCCCAGGCCGTTTTCTCATGACGCGGCAATCAGCATAGGCGCGCCTACGCACGGATATTCTTTTCCTAGCGGACACACCCAAAGCGCGGCCTCTATTTATACGACTTTGGGCATCCATTTCGGGGTAAGAAAAAAGCGATACTGGTTTTTGGCGCTTATGCTGTTGGTTGTGGTTTTGGTCGGGCTTTCTAGGGTATATCTTGGACAGCATTACCTGACGGATGTATTGGCGGGCTTTTTTATAGGCGCTATTTTTTCCGTTTTGACGTATTGCCTTTTTTCCATACTCAAAGACAAAGAAGAATATTGGGCGCTGATTATCATACCCCTAGCCATAATCTTAATGCTGATCTTTAACAGCGAGCAAGCGCACAAAGATTTTTTCGTGGCCGGCGGCGTTTCCATTTCGGTAGCCATTGGATACTTTTTGGAAAAAAGGTATATAGGCTATGATGTAAGGCAAGAATTATGGTGGGTTCAAATCCTAAAAGTTATCTTTGGCGCGGCTATAGCTCTTTTGATAAAAGAGGGCTTTAAGCCTTTATTTGAGATTTGGGGCTTGGGATTATACTTAGGTTCGTTTATCAGATATTTTTTGGTAGGCATTTGGTGCAGCTTTGGCGCTATGGCGGCGTTCAAATACGGCATCGGCGCGGTTAAAAAATTAATAGACAACAAAAAATATAAACAAGAACAACCTTAA
- the nadD gene encoding nicotinate (nicotinamide) nucleotide adenylyltransferase — MRLIIFGGTFDPPHYGHIELISSLNFSNDDKVIILPNYIPPHKSADASPEDRLNMCRLAFPDLEVSDYEIKKGGPSYTYQTLQFFQKEYFLNRDNLIYIIGADSMKDLKTWGHPRKLSRLATFLVFRRPHYNNVAQDIKEFQDLYGGNFILSDIIGQDISSTEIRVRNAFDQARDYVPEGVFEYIKQKGLYNKYRAITDKYSQFGLSQKRIDHTLSVTLTALKLAYVYGADSEKVILAALLHDIGKNLNLKRAYELGLSISYQTIELPAICRHADFGYEIAKTFFGIKDEEILNAIKYHTTGRPGMTLLEKIIFLADYFEPTRATPGLDKIVQTARTNIDQAVELALKNTLNFLKQNNYEIAPITISAYEYYQKENKIGI, encoded by the coding sequence GTGAGACTTATAATTTTTGGCGGGACATTTGACCCTCCGCACTACGGGCATATAGAACTTATAAGTTCATTAAATTTTTCAAATGACGACAAGGTAATTATTTTGCCAAATTATATTCCGCCGCACAAAAGCGCCGACGCCTCGCCCGAGGACAGGCTGAATATGTGCAGGCTTGCTTTTCCGGATTTGGAAGTTAGCGACTATGAGATAAAAAAAGGCGGGCCAAGTTACACCTATCAAACATTGCAATTTTTCCAAAAAGAGTATTTTCTTAATCGCGACAATTTGATATATATTATCGGCGCGGACAGCATGAAAGACTTAAAAACTTGGGGGCATCCGCGTAAATTAAGCCGCCTTGCCACTTTTTTGGTGTTTAGACGCCCCCATTATAATAATGTCGCGCAGGACATAAAAGAATTCCAAGATTTATACGGCGGCAATTTTATTTTATCAGATATTATAGGACAAGACATTTCCTCTACCGAAATCAGGGTAAGAAACGCCTTTGACCAAGCGCGCGATTATGTCCCCGAGGGCGTTTTTGAATATATCAAGCAAAAAGGGCTATACAATAAATATCGCGCAATTACGGATAAGTATTCGCAATTCGGGCTTTCCCAAAAACGCATTGACCATACTTTGTCCGTAACGCTAACGGCCCTAAAACTCGCATATGTATATGGAGCCGATTCTGAAAAGGTTATTTTGGCGGCGCTTTTGCACGACATAGGAAAAAATCTTAATCTAAAAAGAGCTTACGAACTGGGCCTTAGTATTTCTTACCAAACAATAGAACTGCCCGCAATTTGTCGGCACGCGGACTTTGGTTATGAAATTGCCAAAACTTTTTTTGGCATAAAAGACGAAGAAATCCTAAACGCCATAAAGTATCATACCACGGGCAGGCCGGGAATGACTTTGCTGGAAAAGATAATTTTCTTAGCGGATTATTTTGAGCCGACCCGCGCGACGCCGGGACTTGATAAAATAGTCCAAACCGCCCGAACAAATATAGACCAAGCGGTAGAGTTAGCCCTAAAAAACACTTTAAATTTCCTAAAACAAAACAATTATGAAATAGCGCCTATTACTATAAGCGCTTACGAATATTATCAAAAGGAGAACAAAATTGGAATCTAA
- the obgE gene encoding GTPase ObgE, whose amino-acid sequence MFIDQATIVIKAGNGGDGKVSFFTARYVPDGGPDGGDGGKGGDIIFVADKNLNTLLDFKYNRHFRAENGKNGETNKKTGKSGQDLIIKVPMGTIIKNQEGKIVADLVYDGQRKVLLKGGRGGRGNAKFATSRRRAPRFAQRGEITKEYVVTLELKLIADVGIIGYPNVGKSTLLSVISQAKPKIADYPFTTLSPSLGVVRYQDYFFVAADIPGIIEGAAQGAGLGHQFLRHIERTRLLLHVVDISEIEGRNAVDDYNIVNQELKNFLDKLADLPQIVVLNKADILQDQTKVEQFKKATNLDDAVLISAATRQGINRLLAITADKLKKLPVPDLQFEPEAELEDLEDNAFQVEVLEKGYYVVSGKMIENLARNVVLSEPDSLAYFQRALKELGIDQALKEKGIQNGDTVLMLDTEFEWFD is encoded by the coding sequence ATGTTTATAGATCAAGCTACAATAGTAATCAAAGCTGGAAATGGAGGCGACGGCAAAGTATCCTTTTTTACCGCGCGCTATGTTCCCGACGGCGGGCCGGACGGAGGCGATGGCGGCAAAGGCGGGGATATAATATTTGTCGCGGACAAAAACCTAAATACGCTTTTGGATTTTAAGTATAATAGGCATTTCCGCGCCGAAAACGGAAAAAACGGCGAAACCAACAAAAAAACGGGCAAGAGCGGCCAAGACTTAATAATAAAAGTGCCCATGGGCACAATTATCAAAAACCAAGAAGGCAAGATTGTCGCCGACCTTGTTTATGACGGTCAAAGAAAGGTATTGCTAAAAGGCGGGCGCGGCGGAAGAGGCAACGCCAAGTTCGCCACGTCAAGAAGACGTGCGCCCCGTTTCGCCCAGCGCGGGGAAATAACCAAGGAATACGTTGTCACATTGGAGCTAAAACTCATCGCCGATGTGGGCATAATAGGCTATCCCAATGTAGGCAAGTCCACCCTTTTGTCCGTTATATCGCAAGCCAAGCCCAAGATAGCCGATTATCCTTTTACAACATTGTCGCCTTCTTTGGGCGTGGTCAGATATCAAGATTATTTCTTTGTCGCCGCGGACATCCCCGGCATTATAGAGGGCGCGGCGCAAGGCGCGGGATTGGGCCATCAATTTTTAAGGCACATAGAGCGCACTAGGCTGCTGCTTCATGTTGTGGACATATCCGAGATAGAGGGCAGGAACGCCGTTGACGACTATAATATAGTCAACCAAGAACTCAAAAATTTTTTGGACAAACTGGCCGATTTGCCTCAAATAGTGGTGTTAAACAAAGCCGATATCTTGCAAGACCAAACCAAAGTGGAACAATTCAAAAAAGCGACCAATTTAGATGACGCGGTATTGATTTCGGCCGCGACAAGACAGGGCATAAACAGGCTTTTGGCGATAACGGCGGACAAACTAAAAAAATTGCCCGTTCCCGATTTGCAATTTGAGCCCGAGGCTGAATTAGAGGATTTGGAAGACAACGCTTTCCAAGTGGAAGTTTTGGAAAAAGGATATTATGTCGTTAGCGGCAAGATGATAGAAAACCTTGCGCGCAATGTGGTGTTGAGCGAGCCCGATTCCTTGGCGTATTTTCAGCGCGCGCTAAAAGAGCTTGGCATTGACCAAGCCCTAAAAGAAAAAGGCATCCAAAACGGCGATACCGTCTTAATGCTGGATACCGAATTTGAATGGTTTGATTAA